Proteins from one Setaria italica strain Yugu1 chromosome V, Setaria_italica_v2.0, whole genome shotgun sequence genomic window:
- the LOC105914402 gene encoding uncharacterized protein LOC105914402, translated as MSSSSSVPHPLFGVPITEKLIRKNHAPWRALVLAAVRGARMEGYLNGKTQAPAQEIEEKKADGTTIKVPNPTYADWFAEDQKVLGLILSSVGKEVQPQVVAAVTAAEAWGVIENMFSAQTRAKTMNVRLPLATTRKGNQTIAEYFAKMKGYADEMAAAGKPMDDEDLAAHICNGLDAEFNPVVTSVTARTEPLSIHELYSQLLSFDTRLELQDGSGFSANAANRGGRSGSGGSGSGGYNNRYFNNNRAPGRGDGGRGGSRGRSPARGRGQQRGGRAQRPNLGGVDERPLCQVCLKTGHTAVKCWHRFDESYVPEERHVATAMNSYNVDTNWYTDTGATDHVTSELEKLSFRERYHGNDQIHTASGAGARLRAEINLLPSDLVPLSIPEVEPVADRVFNSANATHQNGSSACDNRISDLPPGARHENDAARTPGRSAPGSGLSNSTGPSHQRASATETLVRAPALPDPACTPGAPPGADARPNQGSGEGETGAVPAPDSGAVPAPDSDAADDAAERTAHVPDTADADLPVDESSVPAPHHPAPHHRTRLSAGIRKPKIYTDGTVRYGCFTASGEPQNLDEALNNKEWKSAMDAEYEALIRNQTWHLVPPRKGINIIDCKWVYKIKRKADGSLDRYKARLVAKGFKQRYGVDYEDTFSPADTSLFFYQKGPVTIFILVYVDDIIVASSAQEATTCLLQDLRKEFALKDLGELHYFLGIEVNKLRNGILLTQEKYARDVLHRVGMKDCKPVSTPMSTSEKLSAQEGTPLGPKDATAYRSVVGALQYLTLTRPDISFAVNKVCQYLHAPTTLHWAAVKRILRYLKHTMKIGLRISKTSSLLVSAFSDADWAGDVDDRRSTGGFAVFLGSNLIAWSARKQATVSRSSTEAEYKAVANATAEIMWIQILLYELGIQAPRAAKLWCDNIGAKYLSANPVFHARTKHIEVDYHFVRERVARRLLDIEFISTRDQVADGFTKPLPVRQLEMFKNNLNLRSLD; from the exons ATGTCGTCAAGTTCAAGCGTTCCGCATCCTCTCTTCGGTGTTCCAATCACCGAGAAATTGATAAGGAAGAATCACGCGCCATGGCGCGCACTCGTGCTTGCAGCCGTCCGCGGCGCACGCATGGAAGGTTACCTCAATGGCAAGACTCAAGCTCCTGCGCAAGAGATCGAGGAGAAGAAGGCTGACGGTACAACCATCAAGGTGCCTAATCCGACCTATGCAGATTGGTTCGCCGAGGATCAGAAAGTCCTTGGGCTGATCTTGTCTTCGGTCGGGAAGGAAGTGCAGCCACAGGTCGTCGCTGCAGTGACGGCGGCCGAGGCATGGGGAGTGATTGAGAACATgttctccgctcaaacccgtgCCAAAACGATGAACGTGCGATTACCACTTGCTACAACAAGGAAAGGTAACCAGACAATTGCTGAATACTTTGCCAAGATGAAAGGCTATGCAGATGAGATGGCAGCTGCGGGGAAGCCAATGGACGACGAGGACCTGGCGGCCCATATCTGTAACGGGCTGGACGCTGAATTCAATCCGGTGGTGACATCTGTTACTGCCCGGACTGAACCGCTCTCAATTCATGAGTTGTACTCTCAGCTTCTTAGCTTTGATACGCGACTCGAGCTTCAAGATGGATCGGGCTTCTCTGCAAACGCCGCCAATAGGGGCGGCCGATCTGGATCAGGAGGATCTGGGTCGGGCGGCTACAACAATCGCTACTTCAACAACAATCGCGCCCCTGGGCGCGGTGATGGAGGCCGTGGCGGCTCGCGTGGGCGCAGTCCCGCGCGTGGTCGCGGACAGCAACGCGGGGGAAGGGCACAGCGCCCCAACCTTGGAGGCGTGGATGAACGTCCTCTTTGTCAAGTGTGCTTAAAAACAGGGCACACTGCGGTGAAGTGTTGGCATCGCTTCGACGAGTCCTATGTCCCTGAAGAACGGCACGTGGCTACGGCGATGAACTCCTACAACGTCGACACCAACTGGTACACGGACACGGGCGCGACCGACCACGTCACCAGCGAATTGGAGAAGTTGTCCTTCCGTGAGAGGTATCACGGGAATGATCAGATCCACACAGCTAGTGGTGCAG GAGCCCGTCTCCGTGCTGAAATTAATCTATTACCATCAGACCTTGTTCCTTTATCTATTCCTGAGGTGGAACCTGTAGCAGACCGTGTGTTTAATTCCGCTAATGCTACTCACCAGAATGGATCTAGTGCATGTGATAACAGGATCTCAGATTTGCCTCCTGGTGCGAGACATGAGAATGATGCGGCACGGACTCCTGGGCGATCTGCTCCGGGATCGGGGCTCTCCAACTCTACCGGCCCATCCCACCAACGCGCCAGCGCCACGGAGACGCTGGTTCGCGCTCCGGCACTGCCTGACCCCGCGTGCACGCCGGGTGCCCCACCTGGTGCTGACGCGCGGCCGAATCAGGGTTCAGGCGAGGGGGAGACAGGAGCTGTGCCTGCGCCTGATTCTGGAGCTGTGCCTGCGCCTGATTCTGACGCTGCGGACGATGCGGCCGAGAGAACAGCGCATGTGCCTGATACTGCAGATGCAGATCTCCCTGTTGATGAATCCTCTGTGCCAGCACCACATCACCCAGCACCACATCACCGGACCCGGCTGAGTGCAGGTATTCGTAAGCCAAAAATTTATACTGATGGAACAGTTAGGTATGGTTGTTTTACTGCTTCCGGGGAGCCACAAAATTTAGATGAAGCACTAAATAATAAAGAGTGGAAATCAGCAATGGATGCCGAATATGAGGCTTTAATTAGGAATCAAACTTGGCATTTAGTTCCTCCAAGAAAAGGGATTAATATTATTGACTGCAAATGGGTTTATAAGATAAAGCGAAAAGCGGATGGGAGTCTGGATAGGTATAAGGCTCGTCtagttgcaaaaggttttaaacAGAGATATGGTGTTGATTATGAGGATACTTTTAGTCCT GCTGACACATCTTTATTCTTCTATCAAAAAGGGCCTGTTACTATATTTATTCTcgtatatgttgatgatatcattGTTGCTAGCTCCGCACAGGAGGCTACAACTTGTTTGCTGCAGGACTTGAGGAAGGAATTTGCTCTCAAGGATCTTGGAGAGCTGCACTACTTCCTTGGGATAGAGGTAAATAAATTGAGGAATGGTATTCTGTTGACCCAGGAAAAATATGCTAGAGATGTATTGCATCGTGTGGGCATGAAGGATTGTAAACCAGTAAGTACTCCTATGTCTACATCAGAAAAATTGTCAGCACAAGAAGGGACACCTCTTGGACCAAAAGATGCTACAGCATACAGGAGTGTAGTAGGTGCATTACAGTACTTGACTTTGACTCGACCTGATATTTCTTTTGCTGTGAACAAAGTTTGTCAGTATTTACATGCTCCTACGACACTTCATTGGGCGGCAGTAAAGAGGATCTTGAGGTATTTAAAACACACCATGAAGATTGGGCTCCGTATTAGTAAAACCTCCTCTCTTTTGGTGAGTGCCTTTTCAGATGCAGATTGGGCAGGAGATGTAGATGATCGTCGGTCAACTGGAGGATTTGCAGTATTTCTGGGGTCTAATCTGATAGCATGGAGTGCAAGAAAACAAGCCACTGTCTCCAGATCAAGTACAGAAGCTGAATACAAGGCTGTAGCAAATGCCACAGCTGAGATTATGTGGATACAAATTCTGTTATATGAATTGGGAATACAGGCGCCTAGAGCTGCCAAATTATGGTGTGATAATATTGGAGCTAAGTATCTCTCTGCTAACCCAGTTTTTCATGCTAGGACAAAACATATAGAAGTGGATTATCATTTTGTGCGAGAAAGGGTAGCAAGAAGATTACTTGACATTGAGTTTATATCTACAAGAGATCAAGTTGCTGATGGCTTCACAAAACCATTGCCGGTAAGACAATTAGAGATGTTTAAGAACAATCTCAACTTGAGAAGTTTAGATTGA
- the LOC101777736 gene encoding transcription initiation factor TFIID subunit 6, whose translation MSIVPKETIEVIAQSVGIPSLGPDVAAALAPDVEYRLREIMQESIKCMRHAKRTVLTADDVDSALSLRNVEPVYGFASGDPLRFKRAVGHKDLFYLDDREVDFKEIIEAPLPKAPLDTAVVAHWLAIEGVQPAIPENPPIDAIVPPAENKRSEHGKDDGLPVDVKLPVKHVLSRELQMYFDKIAELTLSRSDTSLFKEALVSLAKDSGLHPLVPYFSYFVADEVTRSLGDLPVLFALMRVVRSLLHNPHIHIEPYLHQLMPSMITCIVAKRLGHRLSDNHWELRDFSANLVALVCRRFGHVYHNLQTRLTKTLIHAFLDPAKSLTQHYGAVQGISALGPSAIRLLLLPNLVTYMQLLEPELQLEKQKNEMKRKEAWRVYGALLCAAGKCLYDRLKLFPVLLSPSTRPLLRSDKRVLTNNPNKRKSSTDLSASQPPLKKMATDASVNSMAGNMQGAMDGFSTQLGNPSMMQASSSGQLVESIPSAVIRRDQGSDLAQKVSTVLRQAWKEDQDAGHLLGSLYEVFGEAIFSFVQPPEMSLFV comes from the exons ATGAGCATCGTGCCCAAGGAGACGATCGAGGTCATCGCCCAGAGCGTCGGCATCCCCAGCCTCGGCCCCGatgtcgccgccgcgctcgcccccGACGTCGAGTACCGCCTCCGCGAGATCATGCAG GAGTCCATTAAATGTATGCGGCATGCGAAACGGACAGTTCTGACTGCAGATGATGTTGATAGTGCTCTCAGCCTCAGGAATGTTGAG CCTGTATATGGATTTGCATCTGGTGATCCATTGCGGTTTAAGAGAGCTGTTGGACATAAGGATCTCTTCTATCTTGATGACCGGGAGGTAGACTTCAAAGAG ATTATTGAAGCTCCTCTGCCTAAGGCCCCTCTCGACACAGCAGTTGTAGCCCATTGGTTAGCGATTGAGGGGGTGCAGCCTGCAATTCCAGAGAATCCTCCTATTGATG CAATTGTACCACCAGCTGAAAATAAAAGGTCTGAGCATGGGAAGGATGATGGGCTTCCAGTTGATGTCAAGCTTCCTGTTAAGCATGTATTATCTAGAGAACTACAG ATGTACTTTGATAAAATAGCTGAGCTTACTTTGAGTAGATCTGACACATCCCTTTTTAAAGAAGCTTTAGTGAGCTTGGCAAAAGATTCAGGCCTTCATCCATTGGTTCCTTACTTTTCCTACTTTGTCGCAGATGAG GTTACCCGGAGTTTGGGTGATCTTCCTGTTTTATTTGCTCTCATGCGAGTAGTCCGAAGTCTTCTTCATAATCCACACATTCATATTGAACCTTAT TTGCACCAGTTGATGCCATCGATGATCACTTGCATTGTCGCAAAGAGGCTAGGGCATAGGCTCTCAGATAACCACTGGGAACTTAGAGACTTCTCTGCCAATTTGGTTGCTTTGGTATGCCGGAG GTTTGGTCATGTCTATCACAACCTTCAAACCCGGTTAACAAAAACATTGATCCATGCGTTTCTTGATCCTGCAAAATCATTGACCCAACATTATGGTGCTGTACAAGGGATATCTGCATTGGGGCCCAGTGCG ATTAGGTTGCTGCTTTTGCCCAACCTTGTGACATATATGCAACTTCTGGAGCCGGAACTGCAGCTTGAGAAGCAGAAAAATGAGATGAAAAGGAAGGAAGCTTGGCGTGTTTACGGTGCCTTGCTG TGTGCTGCAGGCAAATGCTTGTATGATCGGCTCAAATTATTTCCTGTTTTGCTTTCTCCATCGACACGCCCTCTTTTGAGGAGCGATAAAAGGGTCTTAACCAATAACCCAA ATAAGCGGAAATCCAGCACAGATCTCTCTGCATCCCAGCCACctctgaagaagatggcaacggACGCATCAGTCAACTCCATGGCAGGAAACATGCAAGGAGCCATGGATGGCTTTTCCACTCAGTTGGGCAACCCCAGCATGATGCAGGCTTCATCCTCTGGACAGTTGGTAGAGAGCATCCCATCAGCTGTGATCCGGAGGGATCAGGGCAGCGATCTTGCGCAGAAAGTGTCCACGGTGCTGAGGCAAGCTTGGAAAGAGGATCAGGACGCCGGTCATCTCTTGGGGTCACTGTACGAGGTCTTTGGTGAAGCCATCTTCTCGTTTGTCCAACCACCAGAGATGTCTTTGTTTGTGTAG